Within the Natranaeroarchaeum sulfidigenes genome, the region AGCTACCGGGCTCCTCGAATGTCACCTCTGTCGTTAATTGCGTGCTCTCACCTGCCTCGAGCGAAACCGTCTCTGTGTCGATCAGTTCGTCCTCACCGGTGAACTCGACCTCAAACTCCCCGTCGGCGTTTCCAACGTTTGTGACGGTGGTACTGATCTCGACCGTTTCACCGGGTTCGGCTGTCGATGGGAACGCAGTGAGACTGGAGACAGAGAGCTCGGGCACGCCACCCGGAGTGATCGTGATCGGCTCGTCGAGGCTCGGTAGAGATGTACTCGTGTGAGAGTCACCGGCCCCTGAGATCAGTTTCCAGTCATCGAGCTGTCCGTCATATCCCTCGGGATCCTCATAGCGGTAGTCCGCCTCCTCGTTGAAGTACGGCTCTATCGTGATCTCCCAGTCACCATCGTCGAGACCACCGTTGAACGCGCCACCGTCAGTTCGTCCTTCCGTCCAGATCCAGGTGATCCGGCTCGACGTGTCGTCGTGGTCGAACGTGTCGAGCGGGCCTCCGTAGTGACTTTCGCTGTAGGCATCGTCTTCGACGACCCATTCGCCATCTTCGGGCAATCCATCGATCTGCATCGTGAGCGATCCACCGCGTGTGTCGCCATCCACTTTATCGTGGACGAGAACGAGGCTGAGCCCATCACTGCCCTCGTGGAGCATGAGGATGCTCGCGTCGTCCTTCTGGTACTCGGTCGTCCCGTACGAGCTATACAGGTAGTCGGGGTAGTCGTGGGTCTCGGGTGTCCGGTAGTCGTAGAACTCCTCTGCGGTCTGGGTTCCGTCACCGACTGGTGTGATCTCGAACTCTTCGTCGCCCTGAGTGACCACGTAGGTGTCATCGTCAGCATCGTCACCTGTCGTCCCCGCGGTCGCGGGCGGGGCGAGCGCGGTGACACAGGCAATGCAGACGAGGACAATCAGGGCTGTTCTCAGTCCTTGGAAGGTATTCGTATCCATCTCTCGTTCGTTACGGTCCATTCCCGCTTTGCGACCTTTGTTATAGCGCTACTTTCCTTTCGTAGGATCGTTATTCTCATTCCAATACGGAGTACGGAGCCCTGAAATGGACGAATTGCCCGCAGAGGGGATTCCGACGTAGCCACAACTGCTGCTGGCGGATTGTTCGCAATCAGAGAGCCAATATCCGGAACAAGGTCAGTATAACAATGAGACGCTCCCACCTCGTGGAGAGTACGATGAACCGAATCGTCCGTACTACCGTTCCCCCCACCGACCAGAATGTACCGAGAGCATAGTATCGGCGTCGTCGTCCCGGCGTACAACGAGGAAGGCTTCGTCGGCGATGTCATCGATACGCTCCCCGAGTACGTCGATCGGGTGTACGCGGTCGACGACTGCTCAACGGACGGGACGTGGGCAGAGATACAGGCACACGCGGACCGACGCAACGCAAACACGGAGCAGGCGCTCGCGGACGGCGGTGTCCAGTTCGACCGACACGTCGTTCCGATCCAGCACGAGGAGAATCAGGGAGTCGGCGGCGCGATCAAAACCGGCTACCAGCACGCGAGAGCTGACGAGGTCGACATCACGACGGTCGTCGGCGGCGACGGACAGATGGATCCCGACATGCTGGATCGCTTGCTCGATCCGATCGTCGAGGAGCGTGCCGAGTACGTCAAGGGTAACCGATTGATACATCCCGAACACCGCGAAGAAATGCCGACGTTCCGACTCGTCGGGAACGCTATCCTCTCATTCCTCACCAAAATCGCCAGCGGCTACTGGACCATTGGCGATCCACAGAACGGCTACACCGCGATCTCGCTCCACGCGCTGGAGACCGTCGAAATCGACGAGATGTACGAGTACTACGGGTACTGCAACGACCTGCTCGTCAACCTAAACGCCGCGGAGCTCAGGGTCGCGGACGTCCCGGTACCAAGCCGGTACGCTGACGAGGAGAGCCACATCTCGTACCTGGAGTATATTCCGAGAGTCTCGCTCATGTTGCTCTCGAATTTCCTGTGGCGCTTGCGCGTCAAGTACCTAACACGGAACTTCCACCCGCTTGTCCTGCTCTACGGGATCGGTGCGGCGGCGAGCTTCGTGGGGATTTTCAGGGGGCTTCGGAACGTGGTCGGGGTGGTTCGTCGTCGCAAGCACGACCGCGAGAGTTCGCTCCCAGTCGTGTTGCTTGGTACGCTGATGCTCGTCCTCGCAATGATCTTCGATATGGTGGAAAACGAGGAGTTAGAAGAGCGAGAGATCGGCTGAGTGCCGGTATGAAGAGGATACGGACAGTATCCACAGAATAACAATACAGCGATCGACCAACAGATCGGATAGCGGCTGTGGCACGGGGCCATGTCGCCGCGACGTACTGGAAGGGTAGCTCAGTGGCAGAGCACCACCATCTCGGTGGGGGCCTTACGGCTTCGTGTGGTTCGAATCCCACCCCTTCCGTGACACGACGAACGGACGTGAGGAGTGGCACGGGTTCGTGGGATTCGAGCCCTGCAAGACGAGCAAAGCGAGTCTTGCTCCGGTTCGAATCCCACCCCGTCCGCTTGTGCGAGAAGCGAAGGCGACGAGCCAAGCGTCCACGTGGGATTCGAAGTAGACAGGTCGCGCGCAGCGTAGCGGGCACGTCCTGGCGTGGTTCGAATCCCACCCCGTCCGCTTGTGCGGCGTCGTCACGAACAGGGTGAGTGACGGCCCGAAGCGACACGTCGCTTCGGTGAACGGACGTGAGGAGCCAGGCGTCCACGGGGAATACCGACGTCAGAACACCACAAAAGAGCGTGCCGTTCTTATCGACTACCTGTGACGAGCTCGGCGAGCCCGTTTTCGAGCGAGATCGTGGGTTCGTACTTGAGGAGTTCACGAGCGCGCGAGAGATCCGCCTCACTATGCCGGACGTCGCCCTGTCTGGCGTCGCGGTGGACGATTTCGGAGCGGGATCCGACCACGTCACGGACGAGTTCAGCCAGTTTGCGGATAGACGTACTCGTTCCCGTCCCGACGTTGTACGCCCGCCCGGTGTGGTCGGTCGTTGCAGCAGCCAGGTTAGCATCGACGACGTCCGAGACGTGGACGAAGTCACGGGTCTGCTCACCGTCACCGTGGACGGTGATCGGCTCTCCGGATCGGGCCTGTTCAAGAAATGCGGTGATCACGCCGCTGTACTCGCCGCCGGTCTGTCCCGGACCGTAGACGTTGAAATACCGCAACGGTATGGCGTCGATATCGTATAGCTCAGCGAACGTTCTGGTATATTGATCGATCGCGAGCTTGTCGACGGCGTACGGCGACTTCGGACGTTTCGGGGCGTCCTCCGCAATCGGCGTCTGCTCGGGGTCGCCGTAGATAGCACAGCTAGAGGCGACGACGATCCGTGCGTCCTCCTGACGCGCACGTTCGAGCAGTTCGACGGTCGCGGTCGCGTTCGTACGGTGGCTGCGCACCGGCTCCTCGATCGACTCGTCGACGCTCACCAGTCCCGCCTGATGGAAGATCACGTCGACGCCGTCGGTCGCCCAGTCGAGCGCCGAACTGTCCCGGAGGTCCCCCTGAACGAACTCGACCTCGGCCGGGAGGTGGTCGGTACTGCCGGTCGAGAGGTTATCGAGAACACGAACATCGTTTTCCGCGGCCAGTCTCGCCGCGATATGGCCACCGATGAATCCCGCACCGCCGGTGACGAGCACGGTCCGGTCGTCGATCACCGACGGTGGGGTGCCCTCTGTCGATGGGGACGCCCGGCTCGAAGTGTCGTGAGATCCGTCCATACGCCTACGAGGCTGCGTCTGTGGTTTGTTATGGACGTGCTACCGTGCCGGACTGGCGTGGAACACGCCAGTCTGTGTCTGGGGACTACCCGTCGGTGTTATCGGGGTCGATCAGATACAGTTCGAACTCGCCGTTAGACTGTACGCGGTCGACCTCCGTATTCTGCT harbors:
- a CDS encoding glycosyltransferase family 2 protein — translated: MYREHSIGVVVPAYNEEGFVGDVIDTLPEYVDRVYAVDDCSTDGTWAEIQAHADRRNANTEQALADGGVQFDRHVVPIQHEENQGVGGAIKTGYQHARADEVDITTVVGGDGQMDPDMLDRLLDPIVEERAEYVKGNRLIHPEHREEMPTFRLVGNAILSFLTKIASGYWTIGDPQNGYTAISLHALETVEIDEMYEYYGYCNDLLVNLNAAELRVADVPVPSRYADEESHISYLEYIPRVSLMLLSNFLWRLRVKYLTRNFHPLVLLYGIGAAASFVGIFRGLRNVVGVVRRRKHDRESSLPVVLLGTLMLVLAMIFDMVENEELEEREIG
- a CDS encoding NAD-dependent epimerase/dehydratase family protein, whose translation is MDGSHDTSSRASPSTEGTPPSVIDDRTVLVTGGAGFIGGHIAARLAAENDVRVLDNLSTGSTDHLPAEVEFVQGDLRDSSALDWATDGVDVIFHQAGLVSVDESIEEPVRSHRTNATATVELLERARQEDARIVVASSCAIYGDPEQTPIAEDAPKRPKSPYAVDKLAIDQYTRTFAELYDIDAIPLRYFNVYGPGQTGGEYSGVITAFLEQARSGEPITVHGDGEQTRDFVHVSDVVDANLAAATTDHTGRAYNVGTGTSTSIRKLAELVRDVVGSRSEIVHRDARQGDVRHSEADLSRARELLKYEPTISLENGLAELVTGSR
- a CDS encoding CARDB domain-containing protein, producing MDRNEREMDTNTFQGLRTALIVLVCIACVTALAPPATAGTTGDDADDDTYVVTQGDEEFEITPVGDGTQTAEEFYDYRTPETHDYPDYLYSSYGTTEYQKDDASILMLHEGSDGLSLVLVHDKVDGDTRGGSLTMQIDGLPEDGEWVVEDDAYSESHYGGPLDTFDHDDTSSRITWIWTEGRTDGGAFNGGLDDGDWEITIEPYFNEEADYRYEDPEGYDGQLDDWKLISGAGDSHTSTSLPSLDEPITITPGGVPELSVSSLTAFPSTAEPGETVEISTTVTNVGNADGEFEVEFTGEDELIDTETVSLEAGESTQLTTEVTFEEPGSYELGVEGTTTSVQVLEEPSNGVGSENGTDTNGNETTVNGNHSEGNGDETGTQGQTGDDGLHGFGVLTGIVALAALIGISYARRNQL